From Campylobacter upsaliensis, the proteins below share one genomic window:
- a CDS encoding cupin domain-containing protein: MIRGWFVGNFEPSVLKSKDVEVGVKEYQKGDYEQKHHHKIATEITLIARGRVKMNGVEYQKGDIIVIEPNEASDFEALEDTISVVVKMPCVLDDKYLGEAK; this comes from the coding sequence ATGATAAGGGGCTGGTTTGTAGGAAATTTTGAACCTAGCGTTTTAAAAAGTAAAGATGTGGAAGTTGGCGTTAAAGAGTATCAAAAAGGCGATTATGAGCAAAAACATCATCATAAAATCGCCACAGAAATCACACTTATAGCAAGAGGTAGAGTAAAAATGAACGGCGTAGAGTATCAAAAAGGCGATATTATCGTTATAGAGCCTAATGAGGCGAGTGATTTTGAGGCGCTTGAAGATACGATTAGCGTTGTGGTAAAAATGCCTTGTGTTTTAGATGATAAGTATTTAGGAGAAGCAAAATGA
- a CDS encoding glycosyltransferase family 2 protein, producing MNIVIPMAGLGSRFAKAGFKKSKPFIDVLGKPMIVRVLENLAYENAKYILIARKEQLENEKEAIEEIKKEFNVELICIDSLSEGTACTVLYARKLIDNDTPLLIANSDQVVDFTLSDFAKDCFERKLDGSILTFIDLKKDPKWSFARLEKDLVVEVKEKEAISDIATVGIYLFTRGSEFVDSAIDMICRNDRVNNEFYTCPVYNYAIKNGLKIGIYNIAFENMHGLGTPEDLEAYLGLLRS from the coding sequence ATGAATATAGTTATCCCAATGGCAGGGCTTGGAAGTCGCTTTGCAAAGGCAGGTTTTAAAAAGTCAAAACCTTTTATCGATGTGCTTGGAAAGCCTATGATAGTGCGTGTTTTAGAAAATTTAGCTTATGAAAATGCAAAATACATTTTAATTGCTAGAAAAGAGCAGTTGGAAAACGAAAAAGAAGCGATAGAGGAGATTAAAAAAGAATTTAATGTCGAATTGATTTGCATTGATTCTCTTAGTGAAGGCACTGCTTGCACGGTGCTTTATGCAAGAAAACTTATTGATAATGACACGCCCTTACTCATCGCAAATTCCGATCAAGTGGTCGATTTTACTTTGAGTGATTTTGCTAAGGATTGTTTTGAAAGAAAGTTGGACGGCTCTATTTTGACCTTTATTGATTTAAAAAAAGATCCTAAATGGTCTTTTGCTAGACTTGAAAAGGATTTGGTTGTGGAGGTTAAGGAAAAAGAGGCGATTAGCGATATTGCGACTGTGGGAATTTATCTTTTTACTAGAGGGAGTGAATTTGTGGATAGTGCGATTGATATGATTTGCCGAAATGATAGGGTTAATAATGAATTTTACACTTGCCCTGTGTATAATTATGCTATAAAAAATGGCTTAAAGATAGGAATTTACAACATAGCTTTTGAAAATATGCACGGGCTTGGCACACCGGAGGATTTAGAAGCGTATTTAGGGCTTTTACGCTCTTAA
- the dcd gene encoding dCTP deaminase yields MGLKADKWIREMAQKHQMIEPFCEANIGKGVVSYGLSSYGYDIRVGREFKIFTNINSTVIDPKNFFEANVVDFVGDVCIVPANSFALARTVEYFKMPDDVLAICLGKSTYARCGIIVNVTPFEPGFEGHITIEISNTTPLPAKIYANEGIAQVLFLEGDSPCDTTYKDKKGKYQKQTGITLPRILK; encoded by the coding sequence GTGGGTTTAAAAGCAGATAAATGGATAAGAGAAATGGCACAAAAACACCAAATGATCGAGCCATTTTGTGAAGCAAATATAGGCAAAGGAGTTGTAAGCTACGGGCTTTCAAGCTATGGTTATGACATAAGAGTGGGGCGTGAGTTTAAAATTTTTACCAATATTAATTCGACCGTGATCGATCCTAAGAATTTTTTTGAGGCTAATGTAGTCGATTTTGTGGGCGATGTGTGTATAGTGCCTGCAAATTCTTTTGCTCTGGCTAGGACGGTGGAATATTTTAAAATGCCCGATGATGTTTTAGCCATTTGTCTAGGTAAAAGCACTTATGCAAGATGTGGGATTATAGTCAATGTAACGCCATTTGAGCCGGGCTTTGAAGGACATATCACTATAGAAATTTCTAACACCACCCCCCTACCTGCCAAAATCTATGCTAATGAGGGCATAGCTCAGGTGCTATTTTTGGAGGGGGATAGCCCTTGTGATACGACCTATAAGGATAAAAAAGGCAAGTATCAAAAACAAACAGGCATCACTTTGCCTCGCATTTTGAAGTGA
- a CDS encoding basic amino acid ABC transporter substrate-binding protein yields the protein MRKIFAFLVAFLSLFVVACSDTSTTNNDSNASLSLRVGTAPNYKPFDYKEDAKLTGLDIDLVNEIAKREGIELTWVEMSFDGLIPALKTGKIDMIASAMSATEDRRKSVDFSDVYYTTKNLYIKKKDNEALNSKEDLEGKIIGVQLGTLQEPAAKAIKDTKVQSNESLSVVIMELKEGKIDAVVADKDVSMGYLKENADLIGFFEEEDGSEGFSFAFDKDKQKEAIEKFNKGLKDLKADGTYDQILTKYELN from the coding sequence ATGAGAAAAATATTTGCTTTTTTGGTGGCTTTTTTGAGCCTTTTTGTAGTGGCTTGTAGTGATACTTCTACAACAAATAATGATTCAAATGCAAGTTTGAGCTTAAGAGTTGGCACAGCACCTAATTATAAGCCTTTTGACTATAAAGAAGATGCGAAATTAACGGGCTTAGATATTGATTTAGTCAATGAGATTGCCAAAAGAGAAGGCATAGAGCTTACTTGGGTGGAGATGAGCTTTGATGGGTTGATTCCAGCTTTAAAAACAGGTAAGATTGATATGATAGCCTCTGCGATGAGTGCGACAGAGGACAGAAGAAAGAGTGTGGATTTTAGTGATGTGTATTACACAACTAAGAATCTTTACATTAAGAAAAAAGATAATGAGGCTTTAAATTCTAAAGAGGATTTAGAAGGTAAGATTATAGGCGTTCAGCTCGGCACTTTGCAAGAGCCAGCTGCTAAGGCGATTAAAGATACTAAAGTGCAAAGTAATGAAAGCTTGAGCGTGGTGATTATGGAGCTTAAAGAGGGCAAAATTGATGCGGTAGTTGCCGATAAAGATGTTTCAATGGGCTATTTGAAAGAAAATGCTGATCTGATAGGCTTTTTTGAAGAAGAAGACGGCAGTGAGGGCTTTAGCTTTGCTTTTGATAAAGACAAGCAAAAAGAGGCGATTGAGAAATTTAATAAGGGTTTGAAAGACTTAAAAGCAGATGGCACTTATGATCAAATTTTAACTAAATACGAGCTTAACTAA
- a CDS encoding aminotransferase class V-fold PLP-dependent enzyme — MQIEDLKKDIILRKNTLYLDFAASALALKSVEKRIKSILPFYANTHSESSLNAFKMQKLYEEARIKIKKSLNLNEDFALIACGTGSSGAIKKFQELLGLYAPPVLKQKYLSQIDPKSLPLVLVGPYEHHSNELSFREALCECVRVPLDKQGEIDFAFLKQILSLNQKRQIIASFSLASNVTGILSDYEKISTLVRQYGGLVAFDASSFIPYKNIPCKFYDALFISAHKLIGGVGSCGLLAIKKTLCGTTPSFAAGGTVGYVSRTSQNYLCNEENLEEGGTPGILQLIRASLAFEIRDKIGLDYIEKKEEFLKNYFFQKCQEVPNLELYAKNLTKRLAIFSFNIKKLSPFDLAYDLSKKFHIETRAGCACAGPYGHDLLHLKDNQKLTFKPGWLRVSFHYTHEKEDIDHFFKALQESIARLSF; from the coding sequence TTGCAAATTGAGGATTTAAAAAAAGACATCATTTTGCGTAAAAATACGCTTTATTTGGACTTTGCAGCAAGTGCTTTAGCCCTTAAAAGTGTAGAAAAACGCATCAAATCGATTTTGCCCTTTTATGCAAACACTCACTCAGAAAGCTCACTTAATGCCTTTAAAATGCAAAAACTCTACGAAGAAGCAAGGATTAAAATTAAAAAAAGCTTAAATTTAAACGAAGATTTCGCCCTAATCGCTTGTGGAACAGGTAGTAGTGGAGCGATTAAGAAATTTCAAGAGCTTTTAGGACTTTATGCACCTCCTGTTTTAAAGCAAAAATATCTTAGTCAAATAGATCCCAAATCCCTCCCGCTCGTGCTTGTAGGACCTTATGAGCATCATTCTAATGAGCTTTCCTTTAGAGAAGCCCTTTGTGAGTGTGTAAGAGTGCCACTAGATAAGCAAGGGGAGATTGATTTTGCATTTTTAAAGCAAATTTTAAGCCTCAATCAAAAAAGGCAAATCATCGCTAGTTTTTCTCTAGCCTCTAATGTAACGGGGATTTTAAGTGATTATGAAAAAATTTCAACCCTAGTAAGGCAATATGGAGGTTTAGTCGCCTTTGATGCCTCAAGCTTTATCCCCTATAAAAATATCCCTTGCAAATTCTACGATGCTCTTTTCATCAGCGCACATAAACTCATAGGCGGAGTAGGCTCGTGTGGGCTTTTGGCTATCAAAAAGACTTTATGTGGAACAACGCCAAGTTTTGCTGCTGGAGGAACGGTGGGTTATGTCTCACGCACTTCGCAAAATTATCTTTGTAATGAAGAAAATTTAGAAGAAGGAGGAACGCCCGGAATTTTGCAGCTCATACGCGCTTCTTTAGCCTTTGAAATAAGAGATAAAATAGGACTTGATTATATAGAAAAAAAAGAAGAGTTTTTAAAAAATTATTTTTTTCAAAAATGTCAAGAAGTGCCAAATTTAGAACTTTATGCTAAAAATTTGACAAAAAGACTAGCCATTTTTTCTTTTAATATCAAAAAACTTTCTCCCTTTGATTTAGCTTATGATTTAAGTAAGAAATTTCACATAGAAACAAGAGCTGGCTGTGCTTGTGCAGGACCTTATGGACACGATTTGCTACATTTAAAAGATAATCAAAAATTAACTTTTAAGCCGGGTTGGCTTAGGGTTAGCTTTCATTATACGCACGAAAAAGAAGATATTGACCACTTTTTCAAAGCCCTGCAAGAAAGCATTGCAAGGCTTAGTTTTTGA
- a CDS encoding DUF234 domain-containing protein, which yields MVDFYSVFDGLWVEYFSNDIFDSIKALILPNYKLLDEKFLINETEEKALILFAKNNRKRYSINREIQHFKALNTFNKLLKSGILRIEKSKENKIEKSKHHKLKKELRDYVIQDKILFKDHYTRFHFYFLKPNENLILAGKFDELLEKIREKFEFYQSFCFEQLAREFVEKHFNLYCVQSYWDRNLELDLYYKDETISLIGEVKFKNKKICKNVLNDLYKKAQELNLKPNYYIIFSKNGFSKELESLQSEHLLLFDLSHFKALM from the coding sequence ATGGTTGATTTTTATAGTGTGTTTGATGGGCTTTGGGTGGAGTATTTTTCTAATGATATTTTTGATAGTATTAAGGCGTTGATTTTACCAAATTATAAGCTTTTAGATGAAAAATTTTTGATTAATGAGACGGAAGAAAAGGCTTTGATTTTATTTGCTAAAAATAATCGCAAACGCTATTCTATTAACCGCGAAATTCAGCACTTTAAGGCGTTAAACACTTTTAACAAGCTTTTGAAATCTGGCATTTTACGCATAGAAAAAAGCAAGGAAAATAAAATAGAAAAATCCAAGCACCACAAGCTAAAAAAAGAGTTAAGAGACTATGTCATTCAAGATAAAATTCTTTTTAAGGATCATTATACGCGTTTTCATTTTTATTTTTTAAAGCCTAATGAAAATTTGATTTTGGCGGGGAAATTTGATGAGCTTTTGGAAAAGATAAGGGAGAAATTTGAGTTTTATCAAAGCTTTTGTTTTGAGCAATTAGCAAGGGAATTTGTGGAAAAGCATTTTAATCTTTACTGCGTTCAAAGCTATTGGGATAGGAATTTGGAGCTTGATTTATATTATAAAGATGAAACAATTTCTCTCATAGGCGAGGTCAAATTTAAAAATAAAAAAATTTGTAAAAATGTCTTAAATGATCTTTATAAAAAAGCACAAGAGCTCAATTTAAAGCCTAATTATTATATAATCTTTTCTAAAAATGGCTTTTCTAAGGAGCTTGAAAGCTTACAAAGTGAGCATTTGCTTTTGTTTGATTTAAGTCATTTTAAAGCTTTGATGTGA
- a CDS encoding fla regulon two-component system sensor histidine kinase FlgS, which yields MDKNILQSLDSNEKETLQKGLQSLIEQTYVIENEYKILNENYNALRAMMSEVIEVLPTALWIMDRDKKIILQNRAAAQNANLLEQIDLKSTHYELEFENKFYTIKIIAQNEKTIISATDISDEKRNERLASMGSVAAHLAHEIRNPIGSISLLASTLFSRVELKNKNIVLEIQKAIARVERIVNSTLLFTKGVHINKGFFNLLELKEECEQAIASYNFSSDISFEMEFFDLEIYADKALLGLVLQNLIYNAIDAIEEEESEEPKICIKAYVKGTNLHVEILDNGCEIKDEKLVFEAFKTTKLKGNGLGLSLSKEIINAHKGELGFKIKPKLFYFTLPFELIDNT from the coding sequence ATGGATAAAAATATTTTGCAAAGTTTAGACTCTAATGAAAAAGAAACATTGCAAAAAGGGCTTCAAAGCCTCATTGAGCAAACTTATGTGATAGAAAATGAGTATAAAATACTTAATGAAAATTACAACGCCCTAAGGGCTATGATGAGTGAAGTTATCGAGGTTTTGCCTACGGCACTTTGGATTATGGATAGAGATAAAAAGATCATTTTGCAAAATAGAGCCGCCGCACAAAATGCAAATTTATTGGAGCAAATTGATCTTAAAAGCACCCACTATGAGCTTGAATTTGAGAACAAATTTTATACGATAAAAATCATAGCTCAAAATGAAAAAACTATCATTTCAGCCACAGACATTAGTGATGAAAAAAGAAATGAACGCCTTGCTAGTATGGGAAGTGTGGCAGCACATTTAGCTCACGAGATAAGAAATCCCATAGGCTCTATATCTTTACTTGCCTCCACGCTTTTTTCTAGAGTCGAGCTTAAAAATAAAAATATCGTGCTTGAAATTCAAAAAGCTATCGCAAGGGTTGAAAGAATAGTGAATTCCACCTTGCTTTTTACTAAGGGTGTGCATATTAATAAGGGCTTTTTTAATCTCTTAGAATTAAAAGAAGAGTGCGAACAAGCCATTGCATCTTATAATTTTTCTAGTGATATTAGCTTTGAAATGGAATTTTTTGATTTGGAAATTTATGCGGATAAGGCTTTGCTAGGCTTAGTTTTGCAAAATCTTATTTATAATGCTATTGATGCGATTGAAGAAGAGGAGAGCGAAGAGCCTAAAATTTGCATTAAAGCTTATGTAAAAGGGACGAATTTGCATGTGGAAATTTTAGATAATGGTTGTGAAATTAAGGACGAAAAGCTTGTTTTTGAAGCCTTTAAAACAACTAAACTTAAGGGAAATGGGCTTGGACTTTCTTTGTCAAAAGAAATCATCAATGCCCATAAAGGAGAGCTTGGCTTTAAGATAAAGCCTAAGCTATTTTATTTTACCTTACCTTTTGAGTTGATTGACAATACTTAG
- the flgG gene encoding flagellar basal-body rod protein FlgG — MMRSLHTAATGMVAQQTQIDVTSNNISNVNTVGFKKSRAEFADLMYQTMKYAGTSTSATTLSPSGIEVGLGVRPTAVTKVFTPGSYKSTSTDSFDMAIEGNGFFQIQLPDGTTAYTRNGQFTRDNEGNVVNADGYRLIPEMTVPEGATNISIAKDGTVSVMLAGEQEETQIGQIELVQFINPAGLHSMGDNLYLETGASGAPVAGIAGQDGLGNIRHGFVELSNVQLVEEMTDLITGQRAYEAGSKAITTSDEMLSIVNQLKR, encoded by the coding sequence ATGATGCGTTCACTTCACACGGCAGCCACAGGTATGGTCGCCCAACAGACACAAATCGATGTAACTTCAAACAATATCTCAAATGTCAATACCGTAGGCTTTAAAAAATCAAGAGCCGAATTTGCGGACTTGATGTATCAAACGATGAAATATGCAGGCACTTCCACCTCTGCCACTACGCTTTCTCCATCAGGCATAGAAGTAGGCTTAGGGGTGCGTCCTACGGCTGTTACAAAGGTCTTTACACCGGGTAGCTATAAATCTACTAGCACAGATAGCTTTGATATGGCGATCGAGGGTAATGGCTTTTTCCAAATTCAGCTTCCTGACGGCACGACAGCTTATACAAGAAATGGACAATTTACAAGGGATAATGAAGGAAATGTCGTCAATGCAGACGGATATAGATTAATACCAGAAATGACCGTTCCAGAGGGTGCGACAAACATTAGCATCGCAAAAGACGGCACCGTCTCTGTGATGTTAGCAGGCGAACAAGAAGAAACGCAAATCGGGCAAATTGAATTAGTGCAGTTTATCAACCCAGCAGGACTTCACTCTATGGGGGATAATCTCTACCTTGAAACCGGAGCTAGTGGCGCACCAGTAGCAGGTATAGCAGGACAGGACGGCTTAGGAAACATAAGACACGGCTTTGTGGAACTTAGCAATGTCCAACTTGTCGAAGAAATGACCGACCTCATCACAGGACAAAGAGCTTATGAAGCAGGTTCAAAGGCGATTACCACAAGTGATGAAATGCTAAGTATTGTCAATCAACTCAAAAGGTAA
- a CDS encoding flagellar hook-basal body protein yields the protein MQNGYYQATGGMVTQFNKLEVITNNLANINTSGYKRDDVVIADFKRIFKETKDELPIENHTKDAARFVNSTIDRVPQISQDYTDFSTGSLKATNNPLDFAMTREDTFYLVQTKNGELRLTKDGNFQLDDEGYLVNKQGYKVLSSNYFNNPEGAGIIIGNGAVHINADKNGNISVDGENNARLFIAQVDDVRALEKDGDNTYKIDDLTRIRDLEISNSVKQGFSQGSNVNPVSEMVSLIEANRMVEMYQKVMTAHMDDLNQDAINKLASVK from the coding sequence ATGCAAAATGGATATTATCAAGCCACAGGTGGTATGGTAACGCAGTTTAACAAACTTGAAGTTATCACAAACAACCTAGCAAACATTAACACAAGCGGTTATAAGCGTGATGATGTAGTTATTGCGGATTTTAAAAGGATTTTTAAAGAAACTAAGGACGAGTTGCCTATAGAAAATCACACAAAAGACGCGGCGCGTTTTGTCAATTCGACTATTGATAGAGTGCCTCAAATTTCGCAAGATTACACGGATTTTAGCACAGGCTCTTTAAAAGCGACCAATAATCCTTTAGACTTTGCAATGACTAGAGAGGATACCTTTTACCTCGTGCAAACTAAAAATGGGGAGCTAAGACTCACAAAAGACGGAAATTTTCAACTTGATGATGAGGGCTATTTGGTTAATAAGCAAGGCTATAAGGTCTTAAGCAGTAATTATTTTAATAATCCAGAAGGTGCTGGCATCATTATAGGAAACGGTGCGGTGCATATTAATGCAGATAAAAATGGCAATATTAGTGTCGATGGAGAGAATAATGCTAGGCTTTTCATCGCTCAAGTTGATGATGTAAGGGCTTTAGAAAAGGATGGGGATAATACCTATAAAATCGATGATTTAACCCGCATTAGAGATTTAGAAATTTCAAATTCGGTTAAACAAGGCTTTTCTCAAGGCTCAAATGTCAATCCCGTTAGCGAAATGGTCAGCCTCATCGAGGCAAATAGAATGGTTGAGATGTATCAAAAGGTAATGACAGCTCATATGGATGATTTAAATCAAGATGCGATTAATAAACTCGCAAGCGTTAAGTAA
- a CDS encoding metal ABC transporter permease: protein MLEFLNYTFFQNALLAALLVSIACGAMGVLVMINRLFSMAGGITHGAFGGIGLAIYFSLPILLSTSIFTLFLAFLVAFLSKHYSHRSDSFIAVIWAFGMAVGVILIDLSPGQNSDLMAYLFGSILAVSSDDLWLMAFVDGAFILLLFLFYRQFEILSFDKEFAKVKGIHTSFFHYLLIAMLAFCIVISIRLVGLILVMAMLSIPSFIAESFAKRLGAMMLISSCISGIFCVFGLFVSAAFNLSSGACIIGISCLFFMLHFAFRLIKRPK from the coding sequence ATGCTTGAGTTTTTAAACTACACCTTTTTTCAAAACGCCCTTTTAGCCGCCCTTTTAGTAAGTATTGCCTGTGGAGCTATGGGGGTTTTAGTGATGATAAATCGCCTCTTTTCTATGGCTGGAGGCATTACGCACGGTGCTTTTGGAGGCATAGGCTTGGCGATTTATTTCTCTTTGCCCATTTTACTTAGCACGAGTATTTTTACACTTTTTTTAGCTTTTTTAGTCGCCTTTTTAAGCAAACATTATTCTCATAGAAGTGATAGTTTTATTGCGGTAATTTGGGCTTTTGGTATGGCTGTGGGGGTTATACTCATTGATTTAAGTCCAGGGCAAAATAGCGATTTAATGGCTTATTTATTTGGTTCTATTTTAGCCGTTTCAAGCGATGATTTATGGCTTATGGCTTTTGTCGATGGTGCTTTTATCTTGCTTTTATTTTTATTTTATAGACAATTTGAAATTCTAAGTTTTGACAAAGAATTTGCAAAAGTTAAGGGAATTCACACGAGCTTTTTTCATTATCTTTTAATCGCAATGCTAGCTTTTTGCATCGTCATTTCTATACGCTTGGTGGGGCTTATTTTAGTTATGGCTATGCTAAGTATCCCTAGTTTTATCGCAGAATCTTTTGCCAAAAGACTGGGAGCTATGATGCTCATTTCTTCTTGCATTAGCGGCATTTTTTGTGTGTTTGGCTTATTTGTAAGTGCAGCGTTTAATCTTTCAAGTGGAGCTTGCATTATAGGAATTTCTTGTCTTTTTTTTATGCTTCATTTTGCTTTTAGGCTGATTAAACGCCCAAAATAA
- a CDS encoding metal ABC transporter ATP-binding protein gives MLYFKINNLNYSYDKEEILKNINLSYDSREFLSIIGANGAGKSTLLKLILGLLNSKKQIEFFNIQKNEIAYVPQQSLINTNFNARVLEIVLMGLVGQKIFGFYTKEDQKKALKSLKNIGMEEFWDKSFNELSGGQRQKVLIARALIDRCKLLILDEPTASVDSKSAVQIFEMLSALHNEGIGVITVCHDINLVLAYSDKIAHLNKELFLHQNDKKERQKSVFLKHLYENHTHFCDVEMSLEHCLQCEEKQNCESKILNYSKNITQNITNLRQNNA, from the coding sequence GTGCTTTATTTTAAAATTAACAATTTAAATTATAGCTACGACAAAGAAGAAATTTTAAAAAATATCAATCTTAGCTATGATAGCCGCGAATTTCTCTCCATCATCGGTGCAAATGGAGCTGGGAAATCAACACTCTTAAAGCTCATTTTGGGACTTTTAAACTCTAAAAAACAAATTGAATTTTTTAATATCCAAAAAAATGAAATTGCCTATGTCCCACAACAAAGCCTTATTAACACAAATTTCAATGCGCGTGTGCTTGAGATCGTTTTAATGGGACTTGTAGGACAAAAAATTTTTGGCTTTTACACAAAAGAAGATCAAAAAAAAGCCTTAAAAAGCCTTAAAAATATAGGTATGGAGGAATTTTGGGATAAAAGCTTTAATGAATTAAGCGGGGGACAAAGGCAAAAAGTTCTCATCGCTAGAGCTTTAATCGATAGGTGCAAACTACTTATCCTAGATGAGCCAACGGCAAGTGTTGATAGTAAAAGTGCGGTGCAAATTTTTGAAATGCTAAGTGCCTTGCATAATGAAGGAATAGGCGTTATAACCGTGTGCCACGATATTAATTTAGTCCTTGCTTATAGCGATAAAATCGCACATTTAAATAAAGAGCTTTTTTTACATCAAAATGACAAAAAAGAAAGACAAAAAAGTGTTTTTTTAAAACATTTATATGAAAATCATACGCATTTTTGTGATGTGGAGATGAGCTTGGAGCATTGTTTGCAGTGTGAAGAAAAGCAAAATTGCGAAAGTAAAATTTTAAATTATAGTAAAAATATAACACAAAACATCACAAATCTTAGACAAAATAATGCTTGA
- a CDS encoding metal ABC transporter solute-binding protein, Zn/Mn family, with protein sequence MKKILLFLFFGFSFLMAKPVVSVSIAPQEFFVKKIAGDSVEINTLLPQNSDEHTFEFKASHLSKLEKSDLYFTMGLEFEKVFLDKFKRNFPNLSIVNTQKNIHFLEFEEEHEHHDHDHDHDHAKDVHTWLDPILVKILATNIATALKEKYPQNAKMYENNLQNFHKELESLNSQIDEELKGVKNRKFIVYHPSWAYFAKRYHLEQIPVEIAGKEPKISDLKRIIKKAREENIKVIFVQPGFPENAARVLAKECNARIAMINHLSKEWDKELLETTKALKKAF encoded by the coding sequence ATGAAAAAAATTCTTCTCTTTTTATTTTTTGGTTTCAGTTTTTTGATGGCAAAGCCCGTAGTGAGTGTCAGCATAGCTCCACAGGAGTTTTTTGTAAAAAAAATCGCAGGAGATAGTGTAGAAATTAACACGCTCTTACCGCAAAATAGTGATGAGCATACCTTTGAATTTAAAGCATCTCATCTTAGCAAACTTGAAAAAAGTGATCTTTATTTTACGATGGGTTTGGAATTTGAAAAAGTTTTTTTAGATAAATTTAAGCGTAATTTTCCAAACTTAAGCATTGTAAATACTCAAAAAAATATTCACTTTTTAGAATTTGAAGAAGAACACGAGCATCACGACCACGACCACGACCACGACCACGCTAAAGATGTACACACTTGGCTTGATCCCATTTTAGTCAAAATCCTAGCGACAAACATAGCCACAGCCCTCAAAGAAAAATACCCACAAAATGCTAAAATGTATGAAAACAATTTGCAAAATTTTCATAAAGAATTAGAAAGTCTAAATTCACAAATCGATGAGGAATTAAAAGGAGTGAAAAATCGCAAATTTATCGTTTATCACCCTTCTTGGGCATATTTTGCAAAACGCTATCATTTGGAGCAAATTCCGGTAGAAATAGCAGGAAAAGAGCCTAAAATCAGCGATTTAAAACGCATTATAAAAAAAGCAAGAGAAGAAAATATCAAAGTCATTTTCGTGCAGCCGGGCTTTCCTGAAAATGCTGCAAGGGTTTTAGCAAAAGAGTGCAATGCAAGAATTGCAATGATTAATCATCTCTCAAAGGAGTGGGACAAAGAGCTTTTAGAAACGACTAAGGCGTTAAAAAAGGCTTTTTAG